From the bacterium genome, the window GACCATTGCTGAAGCGTCGCCCGCTGGCTCTTGCTGAGGTGAATCTCGGCTGCGACCCGCATCGTGCCCCTCTGGCCGTTCGCCGCGAGGGTAACGTGGATAGTCCAATAGTGCCCTTTATTTATGAATCATATCACTAGACACCGCTGAGGGCGATGGCGGTGACAACAACGTTCACCCCAAGAACTGGCTGGAAGAGGGCAAGAAGAAGCTCGACGAGGCCCGGGAGGCCCTTTACTACCTATGTGAGCCGGTGGCGCTACCGCGCGAGGTGGAGCAGTACCTTCACTACTTCTGCGGCGACGCCGCCAACCCGAACGCGCTGAACGAGACTGAGGCGCTTCGGATCGCGTTCTACAAGGCAGCCGCGGTGTTTGTCCGCTCCTTCGCGACCATCGCACAGGACCTTGCCGAAGCCGGGTATTCCGACGCCGAAGCGGCTGCGCTTCAGAAGGAGGTGGCGTTCTACGGCGAGACACGTGCTGCCATCAAGAAGCACTCGGGTGAGGAGCTCGACATCAAGCCCTATGAGGCGGACATGCGCCACCTCATCAACACCTACATTCAGGCCGACCCGGCGACCGACCTGGGCGAGCTGGGCGAGATGTCGCTCACGGAACTCATCATCGAGACTGGGATTCACGACGCCATCGCTCGGAAGCTCAACGAGAAGGGGAAACTCTCAAGGAATGCGATCGCCGAAGGGATCATCAACAACGTCCGAAAGACCATCATCCGCGACCAGTTGACGGATCCGCGATTCTACGAGCAGATGTCGAAGCTGCTCGACGACCTCATCGAGCAAAGCCGGTCGGACACAGCGGCCTATGAGGAGTTCCTGCGGAGGGCCGAGGCACTGGTAAAGCGGCTAGCAGAGAAGCAACCCGATGAAGGCACACCCACGGCGCTGCACGGCAAGCGGGAGGCGACTGTGATCTACACCAACCTGCCGCGTATCCTCGTGGCGGATCGCGAAGCGGCGCCCGGAGTGGCTGAGTCACCCCCCGACTACGCAGACGAGCTCGTCGAGCTGGCCTTGAAGATTGACCGCACCATGCGCGAGCGAGCGCCTGCGGGTTGGAAGGGCGACCAGGCGCGCGAAGCGCAGATTCTGAATGCGCTATTCCCGCTGCTCGACCGTGACCGCGAGGCCACACTGGCGCTCTTCGAACTCATCAAGAACCAGCCGGGGTACTGATGGCTGCGACGATCCAGATCGGTGACATTGTCATCGCAATGACTCGAAAGGACATCAAGCACGTCCACTTGTCGGTACACCCGCCGATAGGTCGCGTCACGCTGGTCGCACCCATCGGAACCCGCCCGGAGGTGGCCCGGGCCTACGCCATCTCCAAACTCGGTTGGATTCGTGATCAACAGACGAAGCTGCTCCGGCAGGCGCGGGAGACATCTCGCCAGTTTGTCGAGCGGGAGAGCCACTACCTCTGGGGGCGGCGATATCTTCTTTCTATCGCCCAAAAGGAAGCGAAGCCCTCCGTCTGCCTCGGTCACCGCAGGATCACCCTCACCGTGCGGCCCGGCGGCAGTACGGCGAAGCGGGAAGAAGTCATTCATGGGTGGCACAAGGCGTTGCTGCATGAAACGGTGCCCCCGCTCATCAGGAAGTGGGAAGTGAAGCTCGGCGTGACGGTTTCCCGTTACTTCCTTCAGCGCATGAAGACGAAGTGGGGGAGTTGCAATCACCGTGCGGGAAGCATCCGCCTCAATACGGAGCTCGTGAAGAAGCCGAAAGACCTGTTGGAGTACGTGATCGTCCACGAGATGCTCCACCTGGTCGAGCCAACGCACAGCGAGCGCTTCGTGGCGCTGCAGGGCGAGCACTATCCAGCATGGCGCGAGGCCCGGGCGGAGCTGAACGCACTGCCTCTCTCTGCGGAGGCTTGGCGTGTGACGAGGTGTGCACTTCGGGAATCGAGCCATGGCGAGCATCGTGATTGAGAAGGAGATGGACAATCACCACGCCTTTCTTAGAGGTCGTTCGGCGGATCCGCGAGAGTATGTTGCGGCAACTCTCCGCGATTGCGTTCCAAACCGAACCCTGATCGCCGAGGAAGCAGATATTCGCTTTGGGGAATGGCGCCGGTTGTCTACCCGGGAGAGATCGAGGGCGAGATCGGCACTGCACGTTTCGACCAAGTGGTCGGATCGCTCACCTCCTCGCCGGTGGTGCCGAGTCCTCGCTCCGCGAAGGTCGATTCTGTGACTTTCTCGAGGGGCGCTAGTAGCGGCTCGCCAAGAGGGTTGAAGACCGAACGAAACAGGGAACAAATGTGA encodes:
- a CDS encoding M48 family metallopeptidase; the protein is MAATIQIGDIVIAMTRKDIKHVHLSVHPPIGRVTLVAPIGTRPEVARAYAISKLGWIRDQQTKLLRQARETSRQFVERESHYLWGRRYLLSIAQKEAKPSVCLGHRRITLTVRPGGSTAKREEVIHGWHKALLHETVPPLIRKWEVKLGVTVSRYFLQRMKTKWGSCNHRAGSIRLNTELVKKPKDLLEYVIVHEMLHLVEPTHSERFVALQGEHYPAWREARAELNALPLSAEAWRVTRCALRESSHGEHRD